In Belonocnema kinseyi isolate 2016_QV_RU_SX_M_011 chromosome 4, B_treatae_v1, whole genome shotgun sequence, a single window of DNA contains:
- the LOC117171134 gene encoding uncharacterized protein LOC117171134: MRYTDIRGQTVAEWVAENELVVLNVGDKPTYLARGYSSVLDITFATEDVSQKIKQWGVKDNESLSDHRYIIFRTEEQKGKMTYKNRRYIGWCTSKLDKQKLNQISGEITIDEHTTSADGFSKVLTQLCNKTMPKRLITPGRKSAYWWNEEIAQLRVDCNKARRIYTRSVMGTKS, translated from the coding sequence ATGCGGTATACGGACATCAGAGGTCAAACCGTTGCTGAGTGGGTTGCCGAGAACGAGCTGGTGGTCCTAAACGTAGGGGACAAACCAACATACCTAGCAAGGGGCTACTCCTCAGTGCTGGACATAACTTTTGCCACAGAAGATGTCAGCCAAAAAATTAAGCAATGGGGCGTAAAAGATAATGAATCTTTGAGTGACCATAGATACATTATCTTTAGGACCGAGGAGCAAAAGGGGAAGATGACCTATAAAAACAGAAGGTACATCGGATGGTGTACATCTAAATTGGACAAGCAAAAGCTGAACCAAATATCTGGCGAAATCACCATTGATGAACACACAACCTCAGCAGACGGTTTCTCAAAAGTGCTGACACAACTGTGCAATAAGACTATGCCGAAAAGGCTAATAACTCCTGGAAGAAAGAGTGCATACTGGTGGAATGAGGAAATAGCACAACTGCGGGTAGACTGCAATAAAGCTAGAAGGATCTACACCAGAAGTGTAATGGGTACAAAATCGTGA